Part of the Paenarthrobacter sp. JL.01a genome is shown below.
GGTGAAGCGGGGGTTGTCGCGGATGGCGATGACCTGGGTTCCGCGCGCGGTGATCTCGGAGACAAGTTCCTCGAACCCGCGGGTCAGTTTCTCGTCAGGCTCCGACGGTTTAGCCTTGGTGCCCACCGTGAAGACGGCATCGGGGGCGTGCTCGGCTATATGTTGCCGGACTTCGTGGTTGAACTCGTTGCACACGGGCTCGACGTCCGGATCGTCGGTAGCGAACGGACAAGCACCGTAGAGCAAGGCATACAACTTCCAGTGGTGCTCTTCGGCCATCTGCCCCAGTGCCGCAAGCCACTGCTGGGAATGCGAGTTCCCCACCACCAGCACGGTCTTGGTGGCGTCGGACCCGACGTCGTTCTGCTGGCAGTTGTCCTGGAGCAGCTGGGACTCCGGCTTGGTGTCGCCCGAGCAGCCGTCTGGAAGCTTGGCCCAGTCGCGCCCGATCCGTTCCGCAGAAGGCTGCGTGAGGGCGTTGGGGGCTATCTGGTTCACGTAGGTTGGCAGGAGGGACTTGGCGCCGGGGTTGTCAAAGACCATCCGCGCCTGTGCGGCTTGTTCGTCGAGGTCCAGTTTGTACTGGAACCCGAGGAGGGGCGCCGAGGCTACTGCCAGGCATGCAGCAATGGCGACAACCGCACGACGACGCTTCATTTCAGGCCACTTCCATTGGCGGAAGGGCTTCTCGATGAACTTCGTGGTGAGGAAGGCCAACACAAGGGACAGGCCGATGATCGCTGTACCGGAAAGCCAGCCGGCATGGTCCTTGCCGCTCCAGGCGAGGGCGATGACCAGGATGGGCCAGTGCCACAGGTAGAGGGCGTAGGAGTTGTCGCCCAGGCGGACCAGGAACTTTGAACTCAGAATCCGGTCAACGCCAAAGCGGCTGCCCGTCTGGCCTGCCGCGATCACCGCGACGGCCGCAAGGGTGGGCCACAACGCCACGAAGCCCGGGAAAGCTGTTTGGACCTGCAGGACGATGCCGCAGGTGAGCATGGCGATGACGCCGATCCAGCCCATCAGCACCCGGACGGGCTTGGAGAAGTTCAACCCCGGCAGGATCAGTGCGAGGAGGGTGCCGAGGGCGAATTCCCACAGGCGGGCAAACGTATCAAAGTAGGCCACGGCCTGGTTGGTGGCCGTGAAGATGATGGAGTAGATGAACGAGACCAGGAAGATGATTCCGAAGACGTACACCAAAGTGGCGCGGTATCTGAGGGCGAAGCGCCGGCAGAGCAGCGCGACGACCGCAAAGATGATCGGCCAGAGGATGAAGACCTGGCCCTGGATGGATAGCGACCAGAAGTGCTGGACAGGGCTGGCCAGGCTGTGGTCCGTGGCGTAGTAGTCCACCGCGAGCTTCTGCAGCAGCCAGTTCTCGTAGTAGAACAACGACGCCCAGGCCTGCTGCACAATGTCCGCCCACCGGGTGGCGGGCAGGAGGACAAAAGTGGCCGCCAAGGTTCCCAGTAGGACAATCACGACGGCGGGCAGCAGCCGCCTGAACAGGTGCAGCCAGTGCCGCAAAAGGTCCATGCGACGGCCCTGTTTGTAACGCCCTGTGAACTGCAGCGTCATGAGGAACGCGGAGATCAGGAGGAAGACATCCACGCCGCCGGACACCCTGCCGATCCAGATGTGGTAGCTCACCACCATGAGGACGGCGAGGGACCTGAGTCCTTGGATTTCAGGGCGGAACTTGGACTTTGCAACGGGACCTGAAGCCCGCCTACTACGGTGGGCGGCGGGGGTCGACGTTGGGGTAGTCACGTGAGGCAGTTCCTTAAAGCAAGTGGCACAGCGGGTGGCACAAAGCATCCATAATACGCGGTTTTGGCCCAACTCTCATGTCAATTTGGTTCATTGAGGGGGCTTCCGAAGGTCAATTAGTCCACCTTCCGCTATGGATTTACCTTGCTGGACCTGTGCAAGGCCTGTGGCTGGCAGAGTCAATGCGGCCGTGACATGGCAAAACAATCCTAAGGGTTCTTACTCAATGTGACCGGCTGGAATGTGATGCATCCCACGGGAAAAAGCGGGTGGGAAGGCGGCAAAAAGCCCCGGCCACTTCGAAGGTGGCCGGGGCTTTCCGGGACGTACGACCTAGTGCTGGTGGCCCGCGTGTGCGTCTTCTTCCTCAGCCGGCTTCTCGGCAACCAGGGTCTCGGTGGTGAGAACCAGGGCGGCGATGGAAGCGGCGTTGCGCAGTGCCGAACGGGTGACCTTGACGGGGTCGATCACACCAGCGCCGATCAGGTCCTCGTACTCGCCGGACTTGGCATTGAAGCCGTGGTTGGCTTCGAGTTCGGAGACCTTGGCAGCGACGACGAAGCCGTCGAAACCGGCGTTCTGGGCGATCCAGCGCAGCGGCTGGACCAGGGCGCGGCGAACGATGCCAACAGCTGCGGCAGCGTCACCTTCGAGGCCCTTGACGGCCGGGGACTCATCCAGTGCCTTGAGGGCGTGGATGAGTGCGGAACCGCCACCGGAAACGATGCCTTCTTCGAGGGCTGCACGCGTTGAGGACACAGCGTCCTCGATGCGGTGCTTCTTTTCCTTCAGCTCAACTTCGGTGGCTGCGCCAACCTTGATGACGCCGATGCCGCCGGCAAGCTTGGCCAAGCGCTCCTGCAGCTTCTCGCGGTCCCAGTCGGAGTCGGTGCGGGTGAGCTCTGCGCGCAGCTGCGCAACGCGGTCTGCAACGTCCTGCTCGGTTCCGGCACCGTCCACGATGGTGGTGTTGTCCTTGGTGACCGTGATGCGGCGGGCCGTACCCAGTACCTCGAGGCCAACGGTGTCCAGGCTGAGGCCGAGGTCCGGGGAAACAACCTGGGCGCCGGTCAGGGTGGCGATGTCCTGGAGCATCGCCTTGCGGCGGTCGCCGAAGCCCGGAGCCTTGACGGCAACAACGTTGAGCGTGCCGCGGATGCGGTTGACGATCAGCGTGGACAGGGCTTCGCCTTCGATGTCCTCAGCGATGATGAAGAGGGGCTTGTTGGCCTGCAGGGCCTTCTCAAGCAGCGGCAGGAAGTCCTGCAGCGAGGAGATCTTGCCCTGGTTGATCAGGATGAGGGCGTCCTCGAGGACAGCTTCCTGGCGCTCTGCGTCGGTGACGAAGTACGGGGACAGGTAGCCCTTGTCGAACTGCATGCCTTCGGTGAGGACCAGCTCGGTCTGCGTGGTGGAGGACTCTTCGATGGTGATGACGCCATCCTTGCCCACCTTGCCGAAGGCCTCGGCCAGCAGCTCGCCAACTTCATCGCTCTGCGCGGAGATGGCTGCGACGTTGGCTACCTGGGTGCCTTCGACTTCGCGGGCGTTCTCGAGCAGGCGTGCAGCGACAGCCTCAACGGCAACTTCGATGCCGCGCTTGATTTCTCCGGGAGCGGCGCCGGCAGCAACGTTGCGCAGGCCTTCCTTTACCAGGGCCTGTGCAAGCACGGTGGCAGTGGTGGTGCCGTCACCGGCGACGTCGTTGGTCTTGGTGGCGACTTCCTTGGCCAGCTGTGCGCCAAGGTTCTCGTAGGGGTCGTCAAGCTCAACTTCACGGGCGATGGTGACGCCATCGTTGGTGATCGTGGGGGCGCCCCACTTCTTGTCCAGGACGACGTTGCGGCCGCGCGGGCCGAGCGTCACCTTGACAGTGTTGGCGAGCTTGTCGATACCGGCCTCAAGAGACCGGCGGGCAGCATCGTTAAAAGCAAGCTGCTTTGCCATGGTTGTGTCCTTTCGAGACAGAAAACCCGCACCGCTGACGGTCGGAATGATTCCAACGCGACGGCGGTGCGGGGCTCCAGGAAGTTACTTTACGACGATCGCGAGGACGTCGCGGGCGGACAGAACGAGGTACTCGCTGCCGCCGGTCTTGACTTCGGTTCCACCGTACTTGGAGTAGATGACGACGTCGCCGACAGCTACGTCCACCGGTACGCGGTTGCCGTTGTCATCGAAGCGGCCGGGGCCGATTGCAACAACTTCGCCTTCCTGCGGCTTCTCCTGTGCGGAGTCCGGAATAACCAGGCCGGAAGCCGTGGTCTGCTCTGCTTCGAGCGGGCGAACAACAATACGATCCTCAAGAGGCTTAATCGAGACCGACACTCGGACTCTCCTTTTCATGAGCTGATTCATGGACTAAGAACTAGGGTGCCGTGGCGTTCAACCGTCGTCGCGGTGCCGGTGGACGCCTGGCGGGATTAGCACCCTCACGGGGAGAGTGCTAACTAGACTCTATGTAAGGCGTTAGCACTCGGTCAAGGTGAGTGCCAGCATTTCGTCATCGGTGAACCGTGGTCACTCGTCCCGGAGGTCGTCCAGATCGTAGTCTTCGCCGTCGTCGTCGCCGTCCAGGGAGCCGCCGCGATTGCGGTACAGTGCCACCGCGGAGGCCACAGCGACGACGCCGGAAATCACCAACGCGATCACCCCGCCCAGGCGTGCACCGCTGTAGAGATCGCGGATGTCGCGAGCCTCATCGGTGGCATCGCTGACGCTCTTGCCCGTCACGGAATAGGCTGCGGCGTTGAAGGAGTCCAGCGCGAAAATAACAATCAGCAGGCCGATGCAGACTACCGCGATGACAGCGCCCGCAATCAGGGCAGGACGGGCGTACGTGACGAGACGGGAGGGCGGCGGGGCTGCGTTGTCTTCCATGAAAACAACCCTATCCGGCTGATTCCACAGTCACACCGCCATGACGCGCGACGTTAGGCTTGTTCCCATGCCTCACGCACCGCAGGAACAGATCGCGCCCTTGCTGACTACTGAAGGATGGGAACTTCTTGCCTCGCTGGGGCCCTACCGGGAAGCTGATGCATTCGGCACCAACGCCGAACTCCGGAAGGCCGGCCACTCCCCCGA
Proteins encoded:
- the groES gene encoding co-chaperone GroES, whose amino-acid sequence is MSVSIKPLEDRIVVRPLEAEQTTASGLVIPDSAQEKPQEGEVVAIGPGRFDDNGNRVPVDVAVGDVVIYSKYGGTEVKTGGSEYLVLSARDVLAIVVK
- a CDS encoding acyltransferase family protein encodes the protein MLCATRCATCFKELPHVTTPTSTPAAHRSRRASGPVAKSKFRPEIQGLRSLAVLMVVSYHIWIGRVSGGVDVFLLISAFLMTLQFTGRYKQGRRMDLLRHWLHLFRRLLPAVVIVLLGTLAATFVLLPATRWADIVQQAWASLFYYENWLLQKLAVDYYATDHSLASPVQHFWSLSIQGQVFILWPIIFAVVALLCRRFALRYRATLVYVFGIIFLVSFIYSIIFTATNQAVAYFDTFARLWEFALGTLLALILPGLNFSKPVRVLMGWIGVIAMLTCGIVLQVQTAFPGFVALWPTLAAVAVIAAGQTGSRFGVDRILSSKFLVRLGDNSYALYLWHWPILVIALAWSGKDHAGWLSGTAIIGLSLVLAFLTTKFIEKPFRQWKWPEMKRRRAVVAIAACLAVASAPLLGFQYKLDLDEQAAQARMVFDNPGAKSLLPTYVNQIAPNALTQPSAERIGRDWAKLPDGCSGDTKPESQLLQDNCQQNDVGSDATKTVLVVGNSHSQQWLAALGQMAEEHHWKLYALLYGACPFATDDPDVEPVCNEFNHEVRQHIAEHAPDAVFTVGTKAKPSEPDEKLTRGFEELVSEITARGTQVIAIRDNPRFTYSLTDCTLNKGVDSPDCRPLKADVLAETSPFEEVTGKFQDLFLIDMTDVICIGIYCPPIIGNTFVYLDDNHLTKTYVKSMTDMLDERWFAATGWQQ
- the groL gene encoding chaperonin GroEL (60 kDa chaperone family; promotes refolding of misfolded polypeptides especially under stressful conditions; forms two stacked rings of heptamers to form a barrel-shaped 14mer; ends can be capped by GroES; misfolded proteins enter the barrel where they are refolded when GroES binds); its protein translation is MAKQLAFNDAARRSLEAGIDKLANTVKVTLGPRGRNVVLDKKWGAPTITNDGVTIAREVELDDPYENLGAQLAKEVATKTNDVAGDGTTTATVLAQALVKEGLRNVAAGAAPGEIKRGIEVAVEAVAARLLENAREVEGTQVANVAAISAQSDEVGELLAEAFGKVGKDGVITIEESSTTQTELVLTEGMQFDKGYLSPYFVTDAERQEAVLEDALILINQGKISSLQDFLPLLEKALQANKPLFIIAEDIEGEALSTLIVNRIRGTLNVVAVKAPGFGDRRKAMLQDIATLTGAQVVSPDLGLSLDTVGLEVLGTARRITVTKDNTTIVDGAGTEQDVADRVAQLRAELTRTDSDWDREKLQERLAKLAGGIGVIKVGAATEVELKEKKHRIEDAVSSTRAALEEGIVSGGGSALIHALKALDESPAVKGLEGDAAAAVGIVRRALVQPLRWIAQNAGFDGFVVAAKVSELEANHGFNAKSGEYEDLIGAGVIDPVKVTRSALRNAASIAALVLTTETLVAEKPAEEEDAHAGHQH